The following proteins come from a genomic window of Streptomyces sp. Sge12:
- a CDS encoding spermidine synthase: MPDVDRDRAWLLTVDGAPQSYVDLDDPQHLEFEYVRRLGHVLDCAAGPGLALDLLHLGGGALTLPRYAAATRPGSRQTVVEFDAGLVELVTEHLPLAAGSDVTVHTADARAWLESAPAGSADVLVADVFGGSRVPAQLTSVEYARAAARVLRPGGLYAANLADGAPFDFLRAQVANFADVFPELALVAEPAVLRGRRFGNAVLLASDAPLEVGALARRCAGDAFPARVEYGDGLARFRKGAVPVADADAAPSPAPPEGAFSLG; this comes from the coding sequence GTATGTGGACCTGGACGATCCGCAGCACCTGGAGTTCGAGTACGTACGCCGCCTCGGGCACGTCCTGGACTGCGCGGCCGGGCCGGGGCTCGCGCTGGACCTGCTGCACCTCGGCGGCGGCGCGCTCACCCTGCCCCGCTACGCCGCGGCGACCCGGCCCGGATCCCGGCAGACGGTCGTCGAGTTCGACGCGGGCCTGGTCGAGCTGGTGACCGAGCACCTGCCGCTCGCGGCGGGCTCCGACGTCACGGTGCACACCGCCGACGCCCGCGCCTGGCTGGAGTCGGCGCCGGCGGGGAGCGCGGACGTGCTGGTGGCCGATGTGTTCGGCGGCTCGCGGGTTCCCGCGCAGCTGACATCGGTGGAGTACGCGCGGGCGGCGGCGCGGGTGCTGCGGCCCGGCGGGCTGTACGCGGCCAACCTGGCCGACGGGGCGCCCTTCGACTTCCTGCGCGCGCAAGTGGCGAACTTCGCGGACGTCTTCCCGGAGCTGGCGCTGGTCGCCGAGCCCGCGGTGCTGCGGGGCAGGCGGTTCGGGAACGCCGTACTGCTGGCCTCCGACGCCCCGCTGGAGGTGGGGGCGCTGGCCCGGCGGTGCGCGGGCGACGCGTTTCCCGCCCGGGTGGAGTACGGGGACGGCCTGGCACGGTTCAGGAAGGGAGCGGTGCCCGTGGCCGACGCGGACGCGGCCCCTTCACCGGCGCCGCCGGAGGGCGCGTTCAGCCTGGGGTGA
- a CDS encoding MFS transporter, giving the protein MSSPRTAAPRTPANRRRPAWAGRNYSLLTGAAIITNLGSHGAHIAAAFAVMQAGGSGGDVGLIAAARTLPLVLFLLIGGAIADRLPRHRVMVAANTLNCLSQAAFAFLVLTGTPELWQMMLLTALCGTGTAFFNPAAEGMLLSTVSGEHSNRAFALFRMAINGAGIGGAALGGAMIAVLGPGWVLAADAAAFAVAGALRAFLDVKHVPDRAPGGGLLSDLREGWVEVRTRPWLWSIVLQFSVVVAVVGTADAVYGPLVARDHLGGSAPWGLALAFFGVGTIAGAVLMMAWKPRRLLLVGTLCVFPLALPSAGLAVPLPVWGLCVVMLVSGAAIEVFGVNWMTAMHQEIPEEKFSRVTAYDWFGSVSMLPLATALAGPAEAAFGRTQALWGCAVLVVVPTALVLLVPDVRHMTRRAHGKTLAPAAAPAPASAEQTPAGL; this is encoded by the coding sequence GTGAGCTCTCCCCGCACCGCAGCACCCCGTACGCCCGCGAACCGCCGCCGCCCCGCCTGGGCCGGCCGCAACTACAGCCTCCTCACGGGTGCGGCGATCATCACGAACCTGGGGAGCCACGGAGCCCACATCGCCGCCGCCTTCGCGGTCATGCAGGCCGGCGGGTCCGGCGGCGACGTCGGCCTGATCGCGGCCGCCCGCACGCTGCCGCTCGTCCTCTTCCTGCTCATAGGCGGCGCCATAGCCGACCGGCTGCCCCGGCACCGCGTGATGGTCGCGGCCAACACCCTGAACTGCCTGTCGCAGGCCGCCTTCGCGTTCCTCGTCCTCACCGGCACACCCGAGCTGTGGCAGATGATGCTGCTGACCGCTCTGTGCGGCACCGGTACGGCCTTCTTCAACCCCGCCGCCGAGGGCATGCTGCTGTCCACGGTCTCCGGCGAACACTCCAACCGCGCCTTCGCGCTCTTCCGCATGGCGATCAACGGCGCCGGCATCGGCGGCGCGGCCCTCGGCGGCGCGATGATCGCGGTGCTCGGCCCCGGCTGGGTGCTGGCGGCGGACGCGGCGGCCTTCGCGGTCGCCGGCGCCCTGCGCGCCTTCCTCGACGTCAAGCACGTCCCCGACCGGGCCCCCGGCGGCGGCCTGCTGTCGGACCTGCGCGAGGGCTGGGTGGAGGTCCGCACCCGCCCCTGGCTGTGGAGCATCGTGCTCCAGTTCTCCGTCGTGGTCGCCGTCGTGGGCACCGCCGACGCGGTCTACGGGCCCCTCGTCGCCCGGGACCACCTGGGCGGGTCCGCGCCCTGGGGGCTGGCCCTGGCCTTCTTCGGCGTCGGCACCATCGCCGGGGCCGTCCTGATGATGGCGTGGAAGCCGCGCCGGCTGCTGCTGGTCGGCACCCTGTGCGTGTTCCCGCTGGCGCTGCCCTCGGCGGGGCTGGCCGTGCCGCTGCCCGTGTGGGGGCTGTGCGTGGTGATGCTCGTCAGCGGCGCCGCGATCGAGGTGTTCGGCGTGAACTGGATGACCGCGATGCACCAGGAGATCCCGGAGGAGAAGTTCTCCCGGGTCACCGCCTACGACTGGTTCGGCTCGGTGTCGATGCTTCCGCTGGCCACCGCCCTGGCCGGGCCGGCCGAAGCGGCCTTCGGACGCACGCAGGCGCTGTGGGGGTGCGCGGTCCTGGTCGTCGTGCCCACCGCCCTCGTGCTGCTGGTGCCGGACGTCCGCCACATGACCCGCAGGGCGCACGGCAAGACCCTCGCCCCGGCCGCGGCACCCGCGCCGGCCTCGGCCGAACAGACCCCCGCCGGCCTCTGA
- a CDS encoding DUF4442 domain-containing protein produces the protein MSADQMNVGELLAATVPMARTLNLQFLETTPERAVVRLPDQPDYHNHVGGPHAGAMFTLAESASGAIVLAAFGDQLSRAVPLAVKAEIGYKKLAKGVVTATATLGRPAAEVVAELDAGGRPEFPVTIAIQREDEAVTGEMTVIWTLRPNA, from the coding sequence ATGAGCGCAGATCAGATGAACGTGGGCGAACTGCTCGCCGCGACGGTGCCGATGGCCCGGACCCTGAACCTCCAGTTCCTGGAGACCACCCCCGAGCGCGCGGTCGTCCGGCTCCCGGACCAGCCCGACTACCACAACCACGTCGGCGGGCCGCACGCCGGCGCCATGTTCACCCTCGCCGAGTCCGCCAGCGGCGCGATCGTCCTCGCCGCCTTCGGCGACCAGCTCTCGCGCGCCGTGCCGCTCGCCGTCAAGGCCGAGATCGGCTACAAGAAGCTCGCCAAGGGCGTCGTCACCGCCACCGCCACCCTCGGCCGCCCGGCCGCCGAGGTCGTCGCCGAACTCGACGCCGGCGGCCGCCCCGAGTTCCCCGTCACCATCGCCATCCAGCGCGAGGACGAGGCCGTCACGGGCGAGATGACCGTCATCTGGACCCTGCGCCCCAACGCGTAG
- a CDS encoding type II toxin-antitoxin system VapB family antitoxin, with product MAKVNISLDAELVVEVMVLAGVGSPQDAVEVVVRDYIARGHRTEARVQRPDETRRGADTAAPLPEG from the coding sequence GTGGCCAAGGTCAACATCAGCCTCGATGCCGAGCTCGTGGTGGAGGTGATGGTGCTCGCCGGGGTCGGCTCGCCGCAGGACGCGGTGGAGGTCGTCGTGCGGGACTACATCGCGCGCGGGCACCGCACCGAGGCGCGCGTGCAGCGACCGGACGAGACCCGGCGCGGCGCCGACACCGCAGCGCCCCTGCCGGAGGGCTGA